In Oryza brachyantha chromosome 2, ObraRS2, whole genome shotgun sequence, a single window of DNA contains:
- the LOC102721800 gene encoding SKP1-like protein 1, giving the protein MAAEGEKKKMITLKSSDGEEFEVEEAVAMESQTIRHMIEDDCADNGIPLPNVNSKILSKVIEYCNKHVHASNSTSDDAPAPATNSTSADDLKNWDADFVKVDQATLFDLILAANYLNIKGLLDLTCQTVADMIKGKTPEEIRKTFNIKNDFTPEEEEEIRRENQWAFE; this is encoded by the exons ATGGCTGCGGAGggcgagaagaagaagatgataaCCCTGAAGAGCTCCGACGGCGAGGAGTtcgaggtggaggaggcggtcgCCATGGAGTCGCAGACCATCCGCCACATGATCGAGGACGACTGCGCCGACAACGGCATCCCCCTCCCCAACGTCAACTCCAAGATCCTCTCCAAGGTTATCGAGTACTGCAACAAGCACGTCCACGCCTCCAACTCCACCTCCGAcgacgcccccgcccccgccaccAACTCCACCTCCGCCGACGACCTCAAGAACTGGGACGCCGATTTCGTCAAGGTCGATCAGGCCACCCTCTTCGACCTCATCCTG GCTGCAAACTACCTCAACATAAAGGGATTGCTGGATCTGACTTGCCAGACTGTTGCTGACATGATCAAGGGCAAAACTCCAGAGGAGATTCGCAAGACCTTCAACATAAAGAACGACTTCACccctgaggaggaggaggagatccgCAGGGAGAACCAGTGGGCGTTTGAGTAG
- the LOC102721512 gene encoding glycerate dehydrogenase, which yields MAKPISIEVWNPSGKYRVVSTKSMPGTRWINLLTANDCRLEICTEKKTILSVDDILALIGDRCDGVIGQLTEEWGEVLFSALKRAGGTAFSNMAVGYNNVDVEAANRNAIAVGNTPGVLTETTAELAAALSVAAARRIVEADQFMRAGLYDGWLPHLFVGNLLKGQTVGVIGAGRIGSAYARMMIEGFKMNLIYYDLYQSTRLEKFVTAYGQFLKANGEQPVTWKRAATMEDVLREADVISLHPVLDKTTYHLINPERLAIMKKEAVLVNASRGPVIDEVALVEHLKANPMFRVGLDVFEDEPYMKPGLADMKNAVVVPHIASASKWTREGMATLAALNVLGKIKGYPVWGNPNMVEPFLKEDATPPAACPSIVNAKQLGLPSSKL from the exons ATGGCGAAGCCGATATCGATCGAGGTATGGAACCCGAGTGGGAAGTACCGCGTGGTGAGCACCAAGTCCATGCCTGGCACCCGCTGGATCAACCTCCTCACCGCCAACGACTGCCGCCTCGAG ATCTGCACGGAGAAGAAGACCATCCTCTCTGTGGACGACATCCTGGCGCTCATCGGCGATCGCTGCGACGGTGTCATCGGCCAG CTGACGGAGGAGTGGGGTGAGGTGCTCTTCTCGGCTCTGAAGCGCGCCGGCGGGACAGCCTTCAGCAACATGGCCGTCGGCTACAACAACGTTGACGTCGAGGCCGCCAACAGGaacgccatcgccgtcggcaACACGCCT GGCGTTCTGACGGAGACGACAGCGGAGCTGGCCGCGGCGctgtcggtggcggcggcgaggagaatCGTGGAGGCCGACCAGTTCATGAGGGCTGGCCTCTACGACGGATGGCTCCCGCACCT GTTCGTGGGCAACTTGCTCAAGGGCCAGACTGTGGGAGTCATTGGAGCTGGTCGCATTGGCTCTGCTTATGCCAGGATGATG ATCGAGGGCTTCAAGATGAACCTCATCTACTACGACCTGTATCAGTCCACTCGCCTTGAGAAGTTCGTCACAG CCTACGGGCAGTTCCTGAAAGCAAACGGAGAGCAGCCAGTGACATGGAAGAGAGCCGCCACCATGGAGGATGTTCTCCGGGAGGCCGATGTG ATCAGTCTGCATCCAGTGTTGGACAAGACCACTTACCATCTGATAAACCCGGAAAGGCTGGCCATCATGAAGAAG gAAGCTGTTCTTGTGAATGCGAGTCGAGGACCGGTGATCGATGAGGTTGCTCTGGTGGAGCACCTCAAGGCCAACCCCATGTTCCGCGTTGGCCTCGATGTCTTTGAGGATGAGCCTTACATGAAGCCAGGCCTGGCTGACATGAAGAATGCCGTTGTCGTACCTCACATTGCATCTGCTTCCaag TGGACACGCGAAGGAATGGCAACACTTGCTGCTCTCAACGTCCTT GGCAAGATCAAGGGGTATCCGGTTTGGGGGAATCCAAATATGGTGGAGCCATTCCTGAAGGAGgacgcgacgccgccggctgctTGCCCCAGCATTGTTAATGCCAAACAACTCG GCCTGCCGTCGTCAAAGCTCTAG
- the LOC102721233 gene encoding SKP1-like protein 1, with protein MAAEGEKKMITLKSSDGEEFEVEEAVAMESQTIRHMIEDDCADNGIPLPNVNSKILSKVIEYCNKHVHASNSTSDDAPAPATNSTSADDLKNWDADFVKVDQATLFDLILAANYLNIKGLLDLTCQTVADMIKGKTPEEIRKTFNIKNDFTPEEEEEIRRENQWAFE; from the exons ATGGCTGCGGAGGGCGAGAAGAAGATGATAACTCTGAAGAGCTCCGACGGCGAGGAGTtcgaggtggaggaggcggtcgCCATGGAGTCGCAGACCATCCGCCACATGATCGAGGACGACTGCGCCGACAACGGCATCCCCCTCCCCAACGTCAACTCCAAGATCCTCTCCAAGGTTATCGAGTACTGCAACAAGCACGTCCACGCCTCCAACTCCACCTCCGAcgacgcccccgcccccgccaccAACTCCACCTCCGCCGACGACCTCAAGAACTGGGACGCCGATTTCGTCAAGGTCGATCAGGCCACCCTCTTCGACCTCATCCTG GCCGCAAACTACCTCAACATAAAGGGATTGCTGGATCTGACTTGCCAGACTGTTGCTGACATGATCAAGGGCAAGACTCCAGAGGAGATTCGCAAGACCTTCAACATAAAGAACGACTTCACccctgaggaggaggaggagatccgCAGGGAGAACCAGTGGGCGTTTGAGTAG
- the LOC102718624 gene encoding amino acid transporter AVT1C-like isoform X2: MKRSESEERSSFLIESDDDDEEAHPQHSSSLPKDGDDDSDSDSSSCATPRARPSSYSAHQWPQSYRQSIDIYSSVQSPNLSFLGTPTLSRLSNSFLNNSFRGKTPEIISNLVKPLLRPSTSDDQHQQQQQQHDDTRKSSQYLLPSRKPSLQQIPEDQKPLLVGHEVPAYQQQCSYTQAVMNGINVLCGVGILSTPYAIKQGGWLGLVILCLFAVLAWYTGVLLRRCLDSKEGLETYPDIGHAAFGTTGRIAISIILYVELYACCIEYLILESDNLSKLFPNAHLTIGSMTLNSHVFFAILTTLIVMPTTWLRDLSCLSYLSAGGVIASILVVVCLSWVGVVDHVGFENKGTALNLPGIPIAIGLYGYCYSGHGVFPNIYSSLKNRNQFPSILFTCIGLSSILFAGAAVMGYKMFGESTESQFTLNLPENLVVSKVAVWTTVANPITKYALTITPLAMSLEELLPPNQQKYANIIMLRSSLVVSTLLIALSVPFFGLVMALVGSLLTMLVTYILPCACFLAILKGKVPWHQIAACSFIIVVGVCCACVGTYSSLSKIVQNYT, from the exons ATGAAGAGgtcggagtcggaggagcGCAGCAGCTTCCTCATCgagagcgacgacgacgacgaggaagcCCACCCCCAgcactcctcctccctccccaaggatggcgacgacgactccGACTCTGATTCCTCCTCCTGCGCCACCCCGCGCGCCCGCCCAAGCTCCTACTCCGCCCACCAATGGCCGCAGAGCTACAG GCAATCAATTGACATTTATAGTAGCGTACAGTCGCCCAATCTGAGCTTTTTGGGAACTCCAACTCTAAGCAGACTCTCCAACTCATTCCTCAACAACTCTTTTCGGGGCAAAACCCCTGAAATCATCTCTAATCTTGTCAAGCCACTTCTACGCCCATCTACAAGTGACGACCAGcaccaacagcagcagcagcagcatgatGATACCCGTAAGAGTTCACAGTACCTGCTGCCCTCAAGAAAACCGTCTTTGCAACAGATCCCGGAGGATCAAAAGCCATTGCTGGTTGGTCATGAGGTGCCAGCTTATCAACAACAATGCTCTTACACCCAGGCAGTCATGAATG GAATAAATGTTCTGTGTGGTGTGGGTATCCTGTCGACCCCTTATGCCATTAAACAGGGAGGCTGGCTTGGACTGGTGATACTTTGTTTATTTGCTGTGCTCGCATGGTACACTGGTGTGCTCCTCCGACGCTGCCTGGACAGCAAGGAGGGTCTTGAGACATACCCTGATATTGGCCATGCTGCCTTTGGCACCACCGGCCGTATAGCCATCTCG aTAATCCTGTACGTTGAACTATAT GCCTGTTGCATTGAGTACTTGATATTGGAAAGCGACAATTTATCAAAGTTATTCCCCAATGCACATCTAACCATTGGGAGCATGACACTTAATTCTCATGTATTCTTCGCAATCTTGACCACCCTCATAGTCATGCCAACCACTTGGCTCCGTGACCTTAGCTGTCTGAGCTATCTTTCAG CTGGAGGTGTCATTGCATCAATCCTTGTAGTTGTCTGCCTATCCTGGGTTGGGGTTGTTGACCATGTCGGCTTTGAGAACAAAGGGACTGCACTGAATCTCCCAGGAATTCCCATTGCAATTGGACTGTATGGTTATTGCTACTCAGGACATGGTGTGTTCCCGAACATCTATTCTTCTCTGAAGAACCGCAACCAGTTTCCTTCTATTCTTTTCACTTG TATTGGGTTGTCCTCGATTTTGTTTGCCGGTGCTGCTGTGATGGGATATAAGATGTTTGGTGAATCGACGGAATCTCAGTTCACGCTGAACTTACCAGAGAATTTGGTGGTTTCAAAGGTTGCCGTCTGGACAACG GTGGCTAATCCAATAACCAA ATATGCATTAACCATAACCCCATTGGCCATGAGTTTGGAAGAGTTGCTGCCTCCAAATCAGCAGAAGTATGCGAACATAATCATGCTTAGATCATCCCTGGTGGTCTCAACCCTCCTCATTGCTCTATCTGTCCCCTTCTTTG GGCTAGTTATGGCGTTGGTTGGTTCTTTACTCACCATGCTTGTG ACCTATATACTTCCTTGCGCCTGCTTCTTGGCCATCCTTAAGGGTAAAGTGCCCTGGCATCAG ATTGCAGCCTGCTCATTCATCATCGTGGTAGGGGTTTGCTGCGCTTGCGTGGGGACATACTCATCCCTCTCAAAGATTGTCCAGAACTACACCTGA
- the LOC102718624 gene encoding amino acid transporter AVT1C-like isoform X1 yields the protein MKRSESEERSSFLIESDDDDEEAHPQHSSSLPKDGDDDSDSDSSSCATPRARPSSYSAHQWPQSYRQSIDIYSSVQSPNLSFLGTPTLSRLSNSFLNNSFRGKTPEIISNLVKPLLRPSTSDDQHQQQQQQHDDTRKSSQYLLPSRKPSLQQIPEDQKPLLVGHEVPAYQQQCSYTQAVMNGINVLCGVGILSTPYAIKQGGWLGLVILCLFAVLAWYTGVLLRRCLDSKEGLETYPDIGHAAFGTTGRIAISIILYVELYACCIEYLILESDNLSKLFPNAHLTIGSMTLNSHVFFAILTTLIVMPTTWLRDLSCLSYLSAGGVIASILVVVCLSWVGVVDHVGFENKGTALNLPGIPIAIGLYGYCYSGHGVFPNIYSSLKNRNQFPSILFTCIGLSSILFAGAAVMGYKMFGESTESQFTLNLPENLVVSKVAVWTTVANPITKYALTITPLAMSLEELLPPNQQKYANIIMLRSSLVVSTLLIALSVPFFALTGLVMALVGSLLTMLVTYILPCACFLAILKGKVPWHQIAACSFIIVVGVCCACVGTYSSLSKIVQNYT from the exons ATGAAGAGgtcggagtcggaggagcGCAGCAGCTTCCTCATCgagagcgacgacgacgacgaggaagcCCACCCCCAgcactcctcctccctccccaaggatggcgacgacgactccGACTCTGATTCCTCCTCCTGCGCCACCCCGCGCGCCCGCCCAAGCTCCTACTCCGCCCACCAATGGCCGCAGAGCTACAG GCAATCAATTGACATTTATAGTAGCGTACAGTCGCCCAATCTGAGCTTTTTGGGAACTCCAACTCTAAGCAGACTCTCCAACTCATTCCTCAACAACTCTTTTCGGGGCAAAACCCCTGAAATCATCTCTAATCTTGTCAAGCCACTTCTACGCCCATCTACAAGTGACGACCAGcaccaacagcagcagcagcagcatgatGATACCCGTAAGAGTTCACAGTACCTGCTGCCCTCAAGAAAACCGTCTTTGCAACAGATCCCGGAGGATCAAAAGCCATTGCTGGTTGGTCATGAGGTGCCAGCTTATCAACAACAATGCTCTTACACCCAGGCAGTCATGAATG GAATAAATGTTCTGTGTGGTGTGGGTATCCTGTCGACCCCTTATGCCATTAAACAGGGAGGCTGGCTTGGACTGGTGATACTTTGTTTATTTGCTGTGCTCGCATGGTACACTGGTGTGCTCCTCCGACGCTGCCTGGACAGCAAGGAGGGTCTTGAGACATACCCTGATATTGGCCATGCTGCCTTTGGCACCACCGGCCGTATAGCCATCTCG aTAATCCTGTACGTTGAACTATAT GCCTGTTGCATTGAGTACTTGATATTGGAAAGCGACAATTTATCAAAGTTATTCCCCAATGCACATCTAACCATTGGGAGCATGACACTTAATTCTCATGTATTCTTCGCAATCTTGACCACCCTCATAGTCATGCCAACCACTTGGCTCCGTGACCTTAGCTGTCTGAGCTATCTTTCAG CTGGAGGTGTCATTGCATCAATCCTTGTAGTTGTCTGCCTATCCTGGGTTGGGGTTGTTGACCATGTCGGCTTTGAGAACAAAGGGACTGCACTGAATCTCCCAGGAATTCCCATTGCAATTGGACTGTATGGTTATTGCTACTCAGGACATGGTGTGTTCCCGAACATCTATTCTTCTCTGAAGAACCGCAACCAGTTTCCTTCTATTCTTTTCACTTG TATTGGGTTGTCCTCGATTTTGTTTGCCGGTGCTGCTGTGATGGGATATAAGATGTTTGGTGAATCGACGGAATCTCAGTTCACGCTGAACTTACCAGAGAATTTGGTGGTTTCAAAGGTTGCCGTCTGGACAACG GTGGCTAATCCAATAACCAA ATATGCATTAACCATAACCCCATTGGCCATGAGTTTGGAAGAGTTGCTGCCTCCAAATCAGCAGAAGTATGCGAACATAATCATGCTTAGATCATCCCTGGTGGTCTCAACCCTCCTCATTGCTCTATCTGTCCCCTTCTTTG CTTTGACAGGGCTAGTTATGGCGTTGGTTGGTTCTTTACTCACCATGCTTGTG ACCTATATACTTCCTTGCGCCTGCTTCTTGGCCATCCTTAAGGGTAAAGTGCCCTGGCATCAG ATTGCAGCCTGCTCATTCATCATCGTGGTAGGGGTTTGCTGCGCTTGCGTGGGGACATACTCATCCCTCTCAAAGATTGTCCAGAACTACACCTGA
- the LOC102719179 gene encoding GDSL esterase/lipase EXL3-like, with amino-acid sequence MRAAATMQRHTAFFLVVVVVLSPATATAKGPGRNKKPASSPALIVFGDSIVDPGNNNGINTIIKANFPPYGHDFQQNHSPTGRFCNGRIPTDFIASRLGIKELLPAYLSPDLETQDLLTGVSFASGGTGFDPLTPRLASVISMPEQLVLLEQYKERVRGAAGEARVAEIMNRGIFAICAGSDDVANTYFTMRARPGYDHESYAALLVHHAAAFVDELVKAGARKVAMIGMPPIGCVPSQRTLSGGMERGCSEGHNEIAEAYNSGMKRRMEEMARRQPGTKLVFMDIYGFLLDMMMRPTAYGFTQSTMGCCGTGLLEVSVLCNGVTSSVCDRVGDYLFWDSYHPTEKAYSILTDFVYDKYVKKLLLD; translated from the exons ATGCGTGCGGCAGCCACAATGCAGCGGCACACCGCcttcttcctcgtcgtcgtcgtcgtcttgtcgccggcgacggcaacggcaaAGGGGCCGGGGAGGAATAAGAAACCAGCTTCATCGCCGGCGCTGATCGTGTTCGGCGACTCCATCGTGGACCCAGGCAACAACAACGGCATCAACACCATCATCAAGGCCAACTTCCCTCCCTACGGCCATGACTTTCAGCAGAACCACAGCCCCACCGGGCGTTTCTGCAACGGACGCATTCCCACCGACTTCATCG CCTCTCGGCTGGGGATCAAGGAGCTCCTGCCGGCGTACCTTTCGCCGGACCTGGAGACGCAGGACCTCCTCACCGGCGTGAGCTTCGCGTCGGGCGGCACCGGGTTCGACCCGCTGACGCCGCGGCTGGCGTCGGTCATCTCCATGCCCGAGCAGCTGGTGCTGTTGGAGCAGTACAAGGAGCGGGTGCGgggcgccgccggggaggcgAGGGTGGCAGAGATAATGAACAGGGGCATCTTCGCCATCTGCGCCGGCAGCGACGACGTGGCGAACACCTACTTCACGATGCGGGCGCGGCCGGGGTACGACCACGAGTCGTACGCGGCGCTGCTGGTGCACCACGCGGCGGCGTTCGTGGACGAGCTGGTGAAGGCCGGGGCCCGGAAGGTGGCGATGATCGGGATGCCGCCCATCGGGTGCGTGCCGTCGCAGAGGACGCTGTCGGGAGGGATGGAGCGGGGGTGCTCGGAGGGGCACAACGAGATCGCGGAGGCGTACAACAGCGGGATGAAGCGGAGGATGGAGGAGATGGCGAGGAGGCAGCCCGGGACGAAGCTGGTGTTCATGGACATCTACGGCTTCCTTCTTGACATGATGATGCGCCCCACGGCGTACGGCTTCACCCAGTCCACCATGGGCTGCTGCGGCACGGGCCTCCTCGAGGTCTCCGTCCTCTGCAATGGCGTCACCTCCTCCGTCTGCGACCGCGTCGGAGACTACCTCTTCTGGGACAGCTACCACCCCACCGAGAAGGCTTACAGCATCCTCACCGACTTCGTCTACGACAAGTACGTCAAGAAGCTCCTCCTCGACTAG
- the LOC107303489 gene encoding uncharacterized protein LOC107303489 — MIPGAGDLPSSRCPKHPSQPPFTGFCSACLLERLSAARLPSPVAAEISSDPDPRPRVRTTLLDLFQLEAPEDDDQGPPPRHLQRKRSLRQSCEWIVCCNTTADDSRQSWDAALVSNPIIKGFGFVTRPAQMLRRSLSESWRHTRGDAAPSGVPINGAGSRSVSSAGMDSEISLGGDAAPRHSSFFNRLYHLGRSRSVHCSSPHIRSLDTGTLRFHLTPLRSSSRRSIANKIQGRRLNLFAGASFLANQRQ; from the coding sequence ATgatccccggcgccggcgatctTCCGTCGAGCCGGTGCCCCAAGCACCCCTCACAGCCTCCCTTCACCGGATTCTGCTCCGCCTGCCTGCTCGAGAGGCTCTCggccgcgcgcctcccctccccagTGGCCGCCGAGATCTCCTCCGACCCCGACCCCAGGCCCAGGGTTCGGACTACGCTCCTCGACCTCTTCCAGCTCGAAGCCCCAGAAGACGACGACCAAGGCCCCCCTCCCCGCCACCTGCAGCGCAAGCGCTCCCTCCGTCAATCCTGCGAATGGATCGTCTGCTGCAACACCACTGCCGACGACTCCCGCCAGTCATGGGACGCCGCTCTGGTTTCCAACCCCATCATCAAGGGCTTCGGCTTCGTCACCAGGCCTGCCCAGATGCTCAGGAGATCCTTGTCAGAGTCCTGGAGGCATACCCGCGGTGACGCAGCTCCCTCCGGCGTCCCAATTAATGGTGCTGGTAGCCGCTCGGTCTCTTCTGCGGGCATGGACTCAGAGATTTCCTTGGGGGGGGATGCTGCACCACGTCACTCGTCTTTCTTCAACAGACTCTACCACCTTGGCCGGAGTCGCAGTGTTCACTGCTCCTCACCTCACATTAGGAGCCTGGATACGGGGACTCTGCGCTTCCATCTCACTCCTCTCAGAAGCAGCAGTAGGCGGAGCATTGCAAACAAGATCCAAGGGAGGCGCCTCAACCTCTTTGCCGGTGCCAGCTTCTTAGCTAACCAAAGACAATAG
- the LOC102718902 gene encoding translation initiation factor IF3-1, mitochondrial, with amino-acid sequence MVMMGLRRAIGIGSAALRSAAYLRRASPSSSLFVPRPPVPSRTFAAPPQVKRNIKDDDDDAAGPRINNDITSPFVRLVTDQGHSVVPRHEALQLASRMDLDLVEVHRKSDPPVCKIMDFHKEKYKKDVKEKERLKTKSAIVLRGGENKEVRFKGKTELKDLKVKADGITRLMERGYRVKCMAMPSGNEEEDLGGPLSRLLGLIQDVCIVESGPHLDSKHAYVIVRHVKFATKKAGKKASKAMEDAGKGARKNSSELSTVMADSGDETTEHGNRLILDEMDKKPSSLSSEFSTQKDAEDRVSRRELNLLKSNLGNYHGNMQNVDAGGPRISSGQRGAQTSERGLGSKNVKSNVEKQKTNEDVVPAETNRYANRRQQIRGDNQGLNQDRSPQGHRRNENEVHYLVNDNQRPLQQHSQQSPRFNNGRLPQEPRRYERGGHIPLNTKQGHFQQMNHPAESAGNGAGKPTPATKSFGIFSSRKPATSELRKANGASTGRDANTDVPKTYGIFSTPRRESGDKSS; translated from the exons atgGTGATGATGGGTCTCCGCCGCGCCATCGGGATCGGCTCCGCGGCGCTCCGCTCTGCAGCCTACCTCCGCCGCGcctcaccctcctcctccttatTCGTCCCTCGCCCGCCTGTGCCCTCCCGAACCTTCGCCGCCCCGCCCCAG GTCAAGAGGAACATCAaggacgatgacgacgatgcCGCAGGCCCAAGGATCAACAACGACATCACCTCTCCCTTTGTCCGCCTCGTCACCGACCAAG GTCATAGTGTTGTCCCCAGGCACGAAGCTCTTCAGCTTGCCTCCAGGATGGACTTGGACTTGGTTGAG GTCCACAGAAAATCAGACCCTCCTGTCTGTAAAATCATGGATTTTCACAAAGAGAAGTATAAGAAAGATGTTAAGGAAAAAGAACGCCTAAAAACTAAG TCTGCTATAGTCTTACGTGGTGGGGAGAACAAAGAAGTGCGGTTTAAGGGTAAAACG GAATTAAAAGATTTGAAGGTGAAAGCAGATGGAATTACAAGATTAATGGAGCGAGGTTACAGGGTGAAG TGCATGGCGATGCCCTCAGGtaatgaagaagaagattTAGGAGGACCACTATCTCGGTTGTTAGGACTT ATACAAGATGTCTGCATAGTGGAAAGTGGTCCCCATTTGGACTCGAAGCATGCCTACGTTATTGTCAGGCATGTGAAGTTTGCAACAAAGAAAGCTGGAAAGAAAGCTAGCAAGGCCATGGAAGATGCAGGCAAAGGTGCCCGCAAAAATTCCTCTGAATTGTCAACTGTTATGGCCGATAGTGGAGACGAGACAACTGAGCATGGAAACAGGCTCATCTTGGATGAAATGGACAAAAAGCCCAGTTCCCTCTCCAGTGAATTTTCCACGCAGAAAGATGCAGAGGACAGAGTCTCTAGAAGGGAGTTGAATTTGTTGAAATCAAACCTGGGTAACTACCATGGAAACATGCAAAATGTTGATGCTGGAGGACCCAGAATTAGCTCTGGTCAGCGGGGAGCACAAACTTCAGAGCGTGGTCTTGGTTCCAAGAATGTAAAATCTAATGTGGAAAAGCAAAAGACTAATGAAGATGTGGTACCTGCAGAAACCAACAGATATGCCAACCGAAGACAGCAGATAAGAGGAGATAACCAAGGTTTGAACCAAGATAGATCCCCACAAGGTCATAgaagaaatgaaaatgaaGTTCACTATCTGGTCAATGACAACCAAAGACCTCTGCAACAGCACAGCCAACAATCACCAAGGTTCAACAATGGTAGATTACCACAGGAACCAAGAAGATATGAGAGGGGAGGTCATATTCCGTTGAATACGAAACAAGGCCATTTTCAGCAAATGAATCATCCTGCTGAATCAGCCGGTAATGGTGCAGGCAAGCCTACTCCGGCGACCAAGAGTTTTGGAATTTTCAGTAGTAGAAAACCTGCCACGTCTGAGTTGAGGAAGGCAAATGGTGCATCTACCGGTAGGGATGCTAATACTGATGTACCTAAAACCTACGGCATTTTTAGTACTCCTAGAAGGGAATCTGGTGATAAGAGCTCATGA